The following DNA comes from Mycobacterium sp. MS1601.
GCCTCTTGCCAAGGTGCACACCGCGGTGCTGGCCGGCGCGGACCCGGTGATCATGCTGACCGCCCCCATTCCCGCCACCCAGAAGGCGCTGCAGCGTTCCGGGCTGTCGCTCGACGAGATCGGCGTGTTCGAGGTCAACGAGGCCTTCGCGCCGGTACCGATGGCGTGGCTCAAGGACATCGGCGCCGACGAAAAGAAGCTGAACCCCAATGGCGGGGCCATCGCGCTGGGCCACCCGCTCGGCGGCTCCGGCGCCCGCATCATGACCACCATGCTGTACCACATGCGGGACAAGGGAATTCAGTACGGGCTGCAGACCATGTGTGAAGGTGGCGGCCAGGCCAACGCGACCATCCTCGAGCTGCTGTGACCCAGCTGGAGGCACCGGCTGCATTGACCGAGCGGCGCGGCAATGTCCTGATCATCACGCTCAACCGGCCCGAGGCCCGCAACGCCGTCAATGCTGCGGTGAGCACGGCCGTCGGTGACGCACTGGCCGCCGCGCAGGCCGATCCCGACGTGCGGGTGGTGGTGATCACCGGATCCGGTGACAAGTCGTTCTGCGCCGGGGCGGACCTCAAGGCGATCTCGCGGCGGGAGAACCTCTTTCACCCTGAGCATCCCGAATACGGTTTCGCCGGGTACGTCAGCCATTTCATCGACAAGCCGACCATCGCCGCCGTCAACGGCACCGCGCTGGGCGGCGGCACCGAACTGGCCCTGGCCAGCGACCTGGTGATCGCCGAGGAACGGGCGAAGTTCGGGCTGCCCGAGGTCAAGCGGGGGCTGATCGCCGCCGCCGGTGGGGTGTTCCGGATCGTGGACCAGTTGCCTCGCAAGGTGGGCCTGGAGCTGATCCTGACCGGTGAACCGATGACGGCGGCCGACGCGCTGAAGTGGGGTCTGATCAACCAGGTGGTGCCTGACGGAACCGTGGTCGACGCCGCGGTCGCCCTGGCCGAGCGGATCGCCGGCAACGCGCCACTGGCCGTCCAGGCCAGCAAGCGGGTGGCCTACGGCGTCGACGACGGCGTCGTCACCGGTGAGAAGGACGGGTGGTCACGCACCATGAAGGAGATGGTGGGAGTGTTCCGCTCCGAGGACGCCAAGGAAGGACCGCTGGCATTTGCGGAGAAGCGCCAGCCGGTCTGGAAGGCGCGTTAGACACCGCGAGCAGACACAAACTCGAGCGATTTCGCGACTGCGGGCTCGAGTTTGTGTCTGCTCGGCGTAACTAGGCCGGGGCTAC
Coding sequences within:
- a CDS encoding crotonase/enoyl-CoA hydratase family protein → MTQLEAPAALTERRGNVLIITLNRPEARNAVNAAVSTAVGDALAAAQADPDVRVVVITGSGDKSFCAGADLKAISRRENLFHPEHPEYGFAGYVSHFIDKPTIAAVNGTALGGGTELALASDLVIAEERAKFGLPEVKRGLIAAAGGVFRIVDQLPRKVGLELILTGEPMTAADALKWGLINQVVPDGTVVDAAVALAERIAGNAPLAVQASKRVAYGVDDGVVTGEKDGWSRTMKEMVGVFRSEDAKEGPLAFAEKRQPVWKAR